A single genomic interval of Syngnathoides biaculeatus isolate LvHL_M chromosome 1, ASM1980259v1, whole genome shotgun sequence harbors:
- the ptp4a2b gene encoding protein tyrosine phosphatase type IVA 2: MGRLANMNRPAAVEITYECMRFLITHNPTNATLNKFTEELKKFAVHTLVRVCEATYDKAPVEKEGIQVLDWPFDDGAPPPTHIVDDWLKLLNTKFREEPGCCIAVHCVAGLGRAPVLVALALIESGMKYEDAVQFIRQKRRGAFNSKQLLYLEKYRPKMRLRFKDPNGHSCCVQ; encoded by the exons ATGGG ccgtCTCGCCAACATGAACCGCCCTGCTGCAGTCGAGATTACCTACGAGTGCATGAGGTTCCTCATCACCCACAATCCCACCAATGCCACCCTTAACAAGTTCACAGAG GAGCTTAAAAAGTTTGCGGTGCACACACTGGTGAGAGTTTGTGAAGCCACTTATGACAAGGCTCCCGTGGAGAAGGAAGGGATTCAGGTTTTG GACTGGCCCTTCGACGATGGCGCCCCTCCTCCAACCCACATTGTGGACGACTGGCTCAAACTGCTCAACACCAAGTTTCGAGAGGAACCCGGCTGCTGCATCGCCGTGCATTGTGTCGCTGGGCTTGGCCG CGCTCCCGTCTTGGTGGCCTTGGCGCTCATTGAGAGTGGGATGAAGTACGAGGATGCCGTGCAGTTCATAAGGCA GAAGAGACGTGGAGCGTTCAACTCCAAACAGCTCCTTTACCTCGAGAAATATCGACCGAAAATGCGCCTGCGCTTCAAGGATCCAAACGGCCACAGCTGCTGCGTGCAGTAA